A segment of the Terriglobales bacterium genome:
CGGGAGAAGTACCTGGAAGTCGCCGGGGTCAGCGCCCACATCGGCTCGCAGATCACCGCGTTCGCGCCCTTTGCCGCGATGGCCCGCCGCCTGGCCAGTCTGGTCCGCGTGCTGCGCGCCGACGGCCACCGCATCGACTACCTCGACCTCGGTGGCGGCTTGGGGATCCCTTATCGAAGCGGGCGGGAAGCCGCCTCCTTGTTCGCCGCCTACGCCCGCGCCGTCACCCAGCCTCTACGCGGTTTGAAGGTCCACCTGTTGCTGGAGCCGGGGCGAGCCCTGGTGGGGCCGGCAGGTGCCCTCCTCACTCGCGTGCTCTATCTCAAGCGCGACGGCCGCCGCCACTTCCTGGTGGTGGACGCCGCCATGAACGACCTCCTTCGCCCCGCTCTCTACGACGCCTACCACGAGATCGTGCCGGTAGACCTTTCTCCCAAAGCAGGCGTCATCCTGAGCGGGCTTCAGCCCGCGAAGGATCTCGCGCGCACTACCGGGACCTTTGACGTGGTCGGGCCCATCTGCGAAACCGGCGACTTCCTGGGCCGCAGCCGGCGCCTGCCCACGCCCGCCCCTGGCGACCTGCTGGCCGTGCTCGACACCGGCGCCTACGGCATGTCCCTCGCTTCCAACTACAACTCCCGCCCGCTGGCCGCCGAGGTGCTGGTAGAGGGCGCGCGCGCCCGCCTCATCCGCCGCCGGCAGCGCATCGCGGACTTGCTGCGGGAGGAGACCTAGTACTCACTCCTCCCTACTCGTTGTCTTTGGCTGTGATAGCAGCGAGATACAGAACCAACTGTGAAGTGATACTTGAGTTGTGCAAAGGTCCAACTGGGACTGAGTACTAGGTACGGAGTACTGCGGTCAACGCTGTCCCCACTTCAGTTTCGCGCGCAGCACGTCGAAGAAGGTGCGGCGGGTGAGGCGCAGC
Coding sequences within it:
- a CDS encoding diaminopimelate decarboxylase, whose translation is REKYLEVAGVSAHIGSQITAFAPFAAMARRLASLVRVLRADGHRIDYLDLGGGLGIPYRSGREAASLFAAYARAVTQPLRGLKVHLLLEPGRALVGPAGALLTRVLYLKRDGRRHFLVVDAAMNDLLRPALYDAYHEIVPVDLSPKAGVILSGLQPAKDLARTTGTFDVVGPICETGDFLGRSRRLPTPAPGDLLAVLDTGAYGMSLASNYNSRPLAAEVLVEGARARLIRRRQRIADLLREET